A genomic stretch from Prionailurus bengalensis isolate Pbe53 chromosome E2, Fcat_Pben_1.1_paternal_pri, whole genome shotgun sequence includes:
- the LOC122495190 gene encoding LOW QUALITY PROTEIN: sorting nexin-3-like (The sequence of the model RefSeq protein was modified relative to this genomic sequence to represent the inferred CDS: inserted 1 base in 1 codon) produces the protein MRDYLALHTGTWFSQEGSCSSEIAETVVDTGRLITKPQNLNDAYGPPSNFXEIDVSNPQTVGVGQGRFTTYDIRVKINLPIFKLKESTIRRYSDFEWLQSELEREHKVVVPPLPGKAFLRQLPFGGDDGIFDDNFIEERKRGLGQFINKLAGHPLAQNERCLHMFLQDEIIDEGYTPSKTRHARNLVRRGNKTQTKQLSVTINDSCAPAKRFYLTFSTLHGNGYNMPSVY, from the exons ATGAGGGACTATTTAGCTTTGCACACAGGCACCTGGTTTTCACAG GAAGGCAGCTGCAGCAGCGAAATCGCGGAGACCGTGGTGGACACTGGGCGGCTGATCACCAAGCCCCAGAACCTGAATGATGCCTACGGGCCGCCCAGCAACT TCGAGATCGATGTGAGCAACCCGCAGACGGTGGGGGTCGGCCAGGGCCGCTTCACCACCTACGACATCAGGGTCAAGATAAATCTGCCTATTTTCAAGCTGAAGGAATCTACTATTAGAAGATACAGTGACTTTGAGTGGCTGCAAAGTGAattagaaagagagcacaaggtTGTAGTTCCCCCGCTGCCTGGAAAAGCATTTTTGCGTCAGCTTCCTTTCGGAGGAGATGATGGAATATTTGATGATAATTTTATTGAAGAAAGGAAGCGGGGGCTGGGGCAGTTTATAAACAAGCTCGCTGGTCATCCTCTAGCACAGAATGAACGTTGTCTTCACATGTTTTTACAGGACGAAATTATAGATGAAGGCTATACTCCATCTAAAACAAGACATGCCCGAAATTTGGTGAGAAGGggcaacaaaacacaaacaaaacaactttccGTGACTATTAATGATTCGTGTGCACCAGCGAAGAGGTTCTATCTAACTTTTAGCACGCTGCACGGAAACGGGTATAACATGCCTTCAGTATACTAA